The genome window taggaccgggaccggcccaggaccgcaagcccacatgggcggtgggcctaaacggtcctaaccggataggaccgggaccgtaaGGTGGTGGGCCGGTCTCATAagggaggcccgcgagaccgggaccggctgagaagtgggccggttcaagcggtctTAAACGGACCCAacggataatttttaaaaaaaaattgaccgtttggccatttaaaaactagccgtttggtctgccaaaatagtcgttggctatttgcaaaatatCCATTTAACcctccaaattttgttttaaccccaaactttttataattatacttttttcctattttcaactataaataccccctcattctttcatttttctcacaaaatcatcaatctctctcaatctctctctaatattcttctataattgcttacttaattgttataatttgtgcaaaattgtgaagttggtgaattgaagtcttcaagtcttcaacgataattatttttcaacaagttgttcgtcaattcggtaaactcgttccaactcttaagttttaatattatagttttatttgttttatttactttgcttgattaattaagatggcttattccctaaaaatatgtttagtaaaaataagaaaaaattcaagagtggtgaatctagtggccaatttgttcctcctccacttcccccggctcccaaGCCGAAATCGGTTCCAAcgagaagcccgcgaagcccgggaccgctTAGGACTGGCCTGCCTAGGActggcccacttaggaccggcctACTTAGGACCGGgaccgcgaagcccacttaggaccgggacCGCGAAGCCCACATAgaaccgggcccggcccacatgccacccctagtCTGGACCcgctttacggacggtgcctcgaacgcaaaggggtccgaactgggcatcgtactaaaatcgcccataggtaatgtagttagatagtctattaaaactacaaattgattaacaatgaggccgagtatgaggccatgattgcagggctcgaactagctagaagtttGGGAGCCGAGGTTGTggaggctaaatgtgattccctcctcgtggtaaatcaagtcaacgggacttttgaagttcgGGAAGATccaatgcagaggtacttggataaattgcaAGTGACTCTACaccgatttaaggaatggactttgcaacatgtacttcGAGAGCAGAACAGTGAGgtcgacgctcttgcaaacttaggttcgtcggtcgaggatgacgaactcaactcggggactgtcgcacaactcatgaaatcggtaatcgaagaaggtcatgccgagataaactccacaagtctaacctgggattggagaaacaaatatatagagtacttcaagaacgggaagcttccatcggatccaaaGGAATTGAGAGCTCTACGGATAAAAGTTGCACGGTTTACCTTATCCAATGATGGAACGCTGTTTAGAAAGACGTTCGATGGTCCACTGGCAATAtatttgggaccgggagataccaacTACATCCTAGGCGAGATTCACGAgagcacttgtgggaatcattcAGGTGCCGATTCATTGGTCAataaataatcagagcaggatattattgggtCGATATAgacaaggatgcaagggagttcgttcaaaaatgcgacaaatgtcaaagacatgcgcccatgattcataaacccggggaacttctccactcggtcctatctctatggcctttcatgaaatgggggatagaCATCGTCgaccccctcccatcggccccaggtaaggctcagtttattttatttatgactgattatttttctaaatgggttgaagcacaggctttcgagaaggtcagagaaaaggaagtgatagacttcatttgggaccacatcatatgtcggttcgggatgccatccgagattgtatatgattatggaaagcaattcatcagaagcaaagtaactaaatttctcgaagaccacaaaatcaaaaggatcacatcgacaccttatcatcccagcgggaacggacaggccgaatcgataAATAAAACCATCATctaaaatcttaagaaaagattaaccaacgctaaaggaaaatggagagaaatactacccgaagtcctatgggcataccgcacaacatcgaaatccagtaccggagtgacaccattctcgttggtttatggcgccgaagctcttatcccggttgaggtcggagaacctagcatcaggttttgatatgcaacaaatGAGTCAAATAACGAGACAATGAACAcaagcctagaattattggacaaaAAATGAGAGGCAGATCTCGTATGattagccgcccaaaaatagtggatcgaaaggtattataatccaAGAACTAATCTTCGAttttttaaaatcggggacttagtgctaagaaaagtcaccctcaacaccctaaattcaaatgaaggaaaactgggtccaaactgggaaggaccgtatcaggttctcgaaatcgtcggaaaaggatcctacaagctcggtgtaataaacgacaaacaactactaagcaattggaacgtgtcgcacctaaaatgatactactattAAGGGAAGACCCTCCTATGTTCATTTATGTTTCGAAATTAACCCTTGTAGGTGTTCGACCAAAAAcagggatggattattcaactcgaagcctttaggcttgaaagcacgcattgcactctttttcccttagaccggttttgttccaaatgagtttttcggcaaggtttttaacggggcaaccattgatcgtgctaacttagaacaattcaatagtatttgaggcctctttacaatcaatctcgaatactggggggtatTACCCTCGAGTATAACAAAACAAATTcgattatcaagttcgatgcaaggaagttactttgtgacaacagggtttcgataggaaaaattgtaagagctaaacgatcaaaacgaaccatgcttgtGTAGTTTACTCGATACCtggtacaaaacatgaacacatgtacaatgacataaagagaaatttcttctttaccgatatctcatatcttaGAATCTATcctctatttcatgatctattatgcaaacaggcttaagggccgaccattaccccataaattggggactgccaaccgaaatatcaacgagatcaagccccacataagtctacgggctacatcacttcgagttcgagcaaaactctCAGTCGACCataatgcctacgggctacattacttcgagttcgagcaaacactcactcgactactaagcctacgggctacattacttcgagttcgagcaaacactcactcgactataaagcctacgggctacattactctgagttcgagcaaacactcactcgactattaagcctaaaggctactcttacttcgggttcgagcaaacactcactcgactactaagcctacgggctacattacttcgagtttgagtaaacactcactcgaccataaagcctgcgggctacattactatgagtttgagcaaacactcactcgactattaagcctaaaggctactcttacttcgagttcgagctaacactcactcgactactaagcctaagggctactcttacttcgagctcgagtaaacactcgctcgaccataaagcctacaggctacattacttcaagttctagcaaacactcactcgactattaagcctaagggccactcttacttcgagttcgagctaacactcactcgactactaatcctaagggctattcttacttCGAGCTcaagcaaacactcgctcgaccataaagcctaagggccactgttacttcgagttcgagcaaacactcactcgactgctaagcctaagggctactcttacttcgagctcgagcaaacactcgctcaaccataaagcctacgggctacattacttcgagttcgagcaaacattcactcgactattaagcctaagggctactcttacatcgagttcgagcaaacactcacttgaccgtaaagcctaagggctactcttacttcgagttcgagcaatcactcactcgaccataaagcctaagggccactcttacttcgagttcgagcaaactctcactcgactgctaagcctaagggatactctaACTTCGAGtgcgagcaatcactcactcgaccataaagcctaagggccactcttacttcgagttcgagcaaacactcgctcgactattaagcctaagggctacacttacatcgagtttgagcaaacactcactcgaccgtaaagACTAAGGGCTActcatacttcgagttcgagcaatcactcactcgaccataaagcctaagggccactcttacttcgagttcgagctaacactcactcgactattaagcctaagggctactcttacttcgagttcgagcaaatactcacttgGTTATAAGGACTACAAGgtccgacttcgatcaaattgcctaaagccccgaacttatgaaaactttcataaggcatgaatgaaacaaaatcttcataaGGCAGAGTATAAAACAAAGACAAGTTgggaaaggaaaagatctttatatatatataagagtattTACAAGGTCtgatcaggaccctacacaaaaagatcaaaatggaAAAAACCCTAAGTTTCATGAATATCTCTCGGGGCAGTCTATTCTTCATCGGGCTCTTTCCCGCTCTCAGACCCACTATtgctctcatcatcatcatcatcatcaaaagtCAGGGCTCCAGCATCGACTTCAATTtctttagcctttattatctcttcagtaaggtcaaaacctcgagcatggatctcctcgagggtttccctccgagattggcatttggcgagttcagcaacccaatgtgcttgaGTTTGAGTGGTCTCGGCTACCTCTCTCGCTTGTACTTGGGCGGCTTCAGCATCGTTCCGATAGACAGCCACGATTGCATTCGCCTCGGCCTTTGCTTTCTCGACCTTAGAAaattcggaagccaaccgagcttcgagctcctatatttttcttgcttgagccgagctcttctaattcatgccttgaagttgactttcagccgatgataattgggctcgagcagtctctttctctgcagcaagacGATCGATACCTTCTTTCCATCccaaggactccgcctttatcGTGTCGTCCTCCTCACGAAATTGCTCGATCCTCTCTATCTTCTGCTAcaactgtgagattgaaatgttagcaaCCGTTCCCAagtcgagcccatgagcttttaaaattttcattacctgctcgatcaggtctgTCTAATCTTGGTCAGCCTTGGCTAACTCAGCTCAAAGATCTttgatctcttcctctttctGCCCACTAAGAAGTTTGAGGGCATTTCTCACCTCCAAAAGACCTCGGAAGTCGGCCTCACATCGGCCCAGCTCTGCCCGAGATTTGGAAAACGCCTCTTGATGAAGAGCTAAAGCCTATATGAAAAAGAGAAAACGTTATGcagaaaatggaaaaatatgacatcaacaaagggaatcgagacttacccgattcagggatCGTTGAGCCTCGAAGAAAAGACCCGATGCATCACTCGGGCCGGCAGCATCCTCGATACCGATAAACAAATCACAAAAGTGGTCCTCTCCCTCATAGGCCCCGTCAACAtcgagggtccccaaagctcgggcttcccgaatcgccccttcgaaAAAAGCATGGAGAgtaggcgagtctccgattacgAGATCCTCCCCGCTCTCAGACCGACTCTtactctcatcatcatcatcatcatcatcatcggaagtcggggctccagcatcggcttcaagttctttagcctttattatctcttcggtaaggttgaaacctcgagcatggatctcctcgagggtttccctccgagattggcatttggcgagttcagcaacccaatgtgctcgagtttgagcggtctcagcTGCCTTTCTCGCTTGTACTTGGGCGGCTtaagcatcggcccgatagacggccatgaTTGCATCCGCCTCGGCCTTTGCTTTCTCGGCCTTGGAAAATTCGGAAGCCAACTGAgcttcgagctcctctatttttctttcttgagccgagctcttctcattcatgccttgaagtttactttcgaccgatgataattgggcttgaGTAgtctctttctctgcagcaagatgatccataccttctttccatcccaaggactccgcctttatTGTGTCGACCTCCTCATGAAATTGCTCGATCCTCTCGATCTTCTGCTACAACTGTGAGTTTGAAATGTTATCCACCGTTCCCAagtcgagcccatgagcttttaaaattttcattacctgctcgatcaggtctgTCTAATCTTGGCCAGCCTTGGCTAACTCGGCTCAAAGATCTttgatctcttcctctttctGCCCACTAAGAAGTTTGAGGGCATTTCTCACCTCCAAAAGACCTCGGAAGTCGGCCTCACATCGGCTCAGCTCTGCCCGAGATTTGGAAAACACCTCTTGATGAAGAGCTAAAGCCTATATGAAAAGGAGAAAAAGTTATGcagaaaatggaaaaatatgacatcaacaaagggaatcgagacttacccgattcagggatCGTTGAGCCTCGAAGAAAAGACCTGATGCATCACTCGGGCCGGCAGCAACCTCGATACCGATAAACAAATCACAAAAGTGGTCCTCTCCCTAATAGGCCCTGTCAACAtcgagggtccccaaagctcgggcttcccgaatcgccccttcggaaaaagcaTGGAGAGTAGATGAGTCTCCGATTATGGGATCCTCCCCGCTCTCAGACCCACTCTtgctctcatcatcatcatcatcatcggaagccggggctccagcatcggcttcaagttctttagcctttattatctcttcggtaaggttgaaacctcgagcatggcTCTCCtcaagggtttccctccgagattggcatttggcgagttcagcaacccaatgtgctcgagtttgagcggtctcggttGCTTCTCTCGCTTGTACTTGGGCGGCtttagcatcggcccgatagacggccatgaTTGTATCCGCCTCGGCCTTTGCTTTCTCGACCTTGGAAaattcggaagccaaccgagcttcgagctcctctatttttcttgcttgtgccgagctcttctccttcatgccttgaagttgacttttgaccgatgataattgggatcgagcagtctctttctctgcagcaagacGATCCATGCCTTCTTTCCATCCCAAGGACTTTGCCTTTATTGTGTCGACCTCCTCACAAAATTGCTCGATCCTCTCTATCTTCTGCTAcaactgtgagattgaaatgttagccactgTTCCCAagtcgagcccatgagcttttaaaattttcattgcCTGCTCGATCAGGTCTGTCTAATCTTGGTCAGCCTTGGCCAACTCGCCTCAAAGATCTttgatctcttcctctttctGCCCACTAAGAAGTTTGAGGGCATTTCTCACCTCCGAAAGCCCTTGGAAGTCGGCCTCACATCGGCTCAGCTCTGCCCGAGACTTGGAAAATGCCTCTTGATGAAGAGCTAAAGCCTatatgaaaaagagaaaaagttaggcataaaatagaaaaatatgaCATCAACAAAGGGAATCGAGACGTACCCGATTCAGGGCTCGTTGAGCCTCGAAGAAAAGACCCGATGCGTCACTCGAGCCGGCAGCATCCTCAATACCGATAAACAAATCACGAAAGTGGTCCTCTCCCTCATGGGCCCCGTCAACCTCGAGGGTCCCCAATGCTCGGGCTTCTcgaatcgccccttcggaaaaagcaTAGACAgtaggcgagtctccgattacgAGATCCTCCCCACTCTCAGACCCACTCTtgctctcatcatcatcatcatcatcatcgaaagTTGGGGCTCCAGCATCGGCTTCAagttctttagccttttttatgtcttcggtaaggtcgaaacctcgagcatggatctcctcgagggtttccctccgataTTGGCATTTGgtgagttcagcaacccaatgtgctcgagttttagtggtctcggctgcctctctcgcttgtACTTGGGCgacttcagcatcggcccgatagacggccatgaTTGCATCCGCCTCGGCCTTGGAAAATTTGGAAGCCAACCGAgcttcgagctcctctatttttcttgcttgagccgagctcttctccttcacgccttgaagttgacttttgacaaatgataattgggctcgagcagtttctttctctgcagcaagatgatccataccttctttccatctcaaggactccgcctttatcgtgtcgacctcctcacgaaattgctcgatcctctcgatcttctgctacaactgtgagattgaaatgttagccaccgttcccaagttgagcccatgagcttttaaaattttcattacctgctcgatagAGGTTTGTCTAATCTtggtaagccttggccaactcggctcgaagatctttgatctcttcctctttctGCCTACTAAGAAGTTTGAGGGCATTTCTCACCTCCGAAAGCCCTCGGAAGTCGGTCTCACATCGGCTCAGCTCTGCCTGAGACTTGGAAAATGCCTCTTTATGAAGAGCTAAAGCCTATATGAAAAAGAGAAAGAGTTAGGcagaaaatggaaaaatatgacatcaacaaagggaatcgagacttacccgattcagggctcGTTCAGCCTCGAAGAAAAGACCCGATGAGTCACTCGGGCCGGCAGCATCCTCGATACCGATAAACAAATCACGAAAGTGGTCCTCTCCCTCATGGGCCCCGTCAacctcgagggtccccaaagctcgggcttctcgaatcgccccttcggaaaaagcatggagagtaggcgagtctccgattacgggatcctccccgctctcagacccactcttgctctcatcatcatcatcatcatcatcatcgaaagCCGGGGCTCCAGCATCGGCTTCAAGTtctttagcctttattatctcttcggtaaggtcgaaacctcgagcatggctctcttcgagggtttccctccgagattggcatttggcgagttcagcaacccaatgtgctcgagtttgagcggtctcggctgcctctctcgcttgtacttgggcggcttcagcatcggcctgaTAGATGGCCACGATTGCATCCGCCTCGGCCTTGGAAaattcggaagccaaccgagcttcgagctcctctatttttcttgcttgagccgagctcttcaccttcatgccttgaagttgactttcgaccgatgataattgggctcgagctgtctctttctctgcagcaagacGATCTATACCTTCTTTCCATCccaaggactccgcctttatcgtgtcgacctcctcacgaaattgctcgatcctctcgatcttctgctgcaactgtgagattgaaatgttagccatcGTTCCCAagtcgagcccatgagcttttaaaattttcattacctgctcgatcaggtctgTCTAATCTTGGTCAGCCTTGGCTAACTCGGCTCGAATATCTTTGACCTCTTCCTCTTTCTACCCACTAAGAAGTTTGAGGGCATTTCTCACCTCCGAAAGCCCTAGGAAGTCGGCCTCACATCGGCTCAGCTCTGCCCGAGACTTGGAAAATGCCTCTTGATGAAGAGCTAAAGCCAatatgaaaaagagaaaaaattaggcataaaatagaaaaatatgaCATCAACAATGGGAATCGAGACGTACCCGATTCAGGGCTCGTTGAGCCTCGAAGAAAAGTCCCGATGCGTCACTCGAGCCGGCAGCATCCTCGATACCGATAAACAAATCACGAAAGTGGTCCTCTCACTCATGGGCCCCGTCAacctcgagggtccccaaagctcgggcttctcgaatcgccccttcggaaaaagcaTAGACAGTAGGTGAGTCTCCGATTACGAGATCCTCCCCACTCTCAGACCCACTCTtgctctcatcatcatcatcatcggaagccggGGCTCCAGTATCGGCTTCAAGTtctttagcctttattatctcttcggtaagggcgaaacctcgagcatggatcttctcgagggtttccctccgagattggcatttggtgagttcagcaacccaatgtgctcgagttttagcggtctcggctgcctctctcgcttgtACTTGGGCgacttcagcatcggcccgatagacggacAAGATTGCATCCGCCTCGGCCTTGGAAaattcggaagccaaccgagcttcgagctcctctatttttcttgcttgagccgagctcttctccttcataccttgaagttgacttttgacaaatgataattgggctcgagcag of Nicotiana tomentosiformis chromosome 7, ASM39032v3, whole genome shotgun sequence contains these proteins:
- the LOC138896011 gene encoding KNR4/SMI1 homolog; amino-acid sequence: MDRLAAEKETARSQLSSVKSQLQGMKEKSSAQARKIEELEARLASEFSKVEKAKAEADTIMAVYRADAKAAQVQAREATETAQTRAHWVAELAKCQSRRETLEESHARGFNLTEEIIKAKELEADAGAPASDDDDDDESKSGSESGEDPIIGDSSTLHAFSEGAIREARALGTLDVDRAY
- the LOC138896012 gene encoding uncharacterized protein; translated protein: MANISISQLQQKIERIEQFREEVDTIKAESLGWKEGIDRLAAEKETARAQLSSVESQLQGMKVKSSAQARKIEELEARLASEFSKAEADAIVAIYQADAEAAQALALHKEAFSKSQAELSRCETDFRGLSEVRNALKLLSRQKEEEIKDLRAELAKAYQD